The Apium graveolens cultivar Ventura chromosome 11, ASM990537v1, whole genome shotgun sequence genome has a window encoding:
- the LOC141696401 gene encoding uncharacterized protein LOC141696401 — protein sequence MPKYMLRMDTQKSKEGSVGLNYPMLARNNYSAWSLRMKVFMQAQGVWDVVEPDNPKIAVDTKMDKVALAVIYQGIPEDMLLSIAEKKTVKEDRDSLKVMSIGADRVQKAKVQTLRMEFESMNMEKTYNLDEFYLKLYGIVSNIRLLREKLEETNMVKKLMRHVPSKYLQIASTIEPYGDIESILVEEVVGRLKAHEERLRG from the coding sequence ATGCCCAAATACATGTTGAGGATGGACACACAGAAATCAAAGGAAGGATCTGTGGGCTTGAACTACCCCATGCTGGCAAGGAACAACTATTCTGCGTGGTCATTGAGAATGAAGGTCTTTATGCAGGCACAAGGTGTGTGGGATGTAGTCGAACCAGATAACCCAAAAATAGCTGTAGACACGAAGATGGATAAGGTTGCTTTAGCAGTTATATATCAAGGTATACCAGAAGATATGCTCTTGTCCATAGCCGAGAAGAAGACTGTGAAGGAGGACCGGGATTCGCTGAAAGTAATGAGCATTGGGGCTGATCGAGTTCAGAAGGCGAAAGTTCAAACACTTAGAATGGAATTTGAATCAATGAATATGGAGAAGACATATAATTTGGATGAGTTTTATCTAAAGCTATATGGCATCGTCTCAAATATTCGACTCCTAAGAGAAAAGTTGGAGGAAACTAATATGGTAAAGAAACTCATGAGGCATGTTCCTTCTAAGTACCTTCAAATTGCTTCAACAATAGAACCATATGGAGATATAGAAAGTATATTAGTAGAAGAAGTCGTGGGTCGATTAAAGGCACACGAGGAGAGGCTTAGAGGTTAG